A stretch of Pogona vitticeps strain Pit_001003342236 chromosome 5, PviZW2.1, whole genome shotgun sequence DNA encodes these proteins:
- the ASAH1 gene encoding acid ceramidase, translating to MRASGVVAAATALAAALAVLAKDPFAEECRRQEYPPSGPRFKGKIPTYIINLDLPPSERWTQLAHDKQTELTTVLQTLKKMLASFAPTEKFIAALESKFAWIGSTLPYPFNEEIKGIASAINAPLGDIVVFNIFYEIFTVCTSIVAEDSSGKLYHARNLDFGLFLGWDVKNSTWSTTELLRPLMVSLDFQRNNKTVFKSSNLAGYVGMISGVKPGIFTLTMNERFSVDGGYIGLFEWILGQRDGWWMSFLTRNLLENSTSYEDAKEKLTNTKLLAPAYFILAGNKSGEGCIITRSRTTALDIWNLDLKRGIWYLVETNYDRWKDPFVLDNRRDPAMKCLNQTKQENISLPAIFNILSTKPVLNKLTVSTTLLEVSEGHIESYLRDCPTPCSPW from the exons TTTGCTGAAGAATGCAGAAGACAAGAATATCCTCCATCAGGACCAAG ATTTAAAGGAAAGATTCCAACCTACATCATCAATCTTGACTTGCCACCCAGTGAGAGATGGACCCAATTAGCACATGACAAACAAACAGAG CTAACGACTGTACTGCAAACCTTGAAAAAAATGTTGGCTTCATTTGCCCCCACTGAAAAATTCATAGCAGCACTAGAATCTAAATTC GCTTGGATTGGGTCCACCCTTCCCTATCCTTTCAATGAAGAGATCAAAGGCATTGCTTCTGCTATTAATGCTCCTTTAG GTGACATCGTTGTGTTCAATATCTTTTATGAAATCTTCACAGTGTGCACCTCAATAGTAGCAGAAGATAGCTCAG GCAAGCTGTATCACGCCAGAAATCTTGATTTTGGACTGTTTCTTGG GTGGGATGTAAAAAATAGTACCTGGTCTACCACAGAATTACTGAGGCCATTAATGGTGTCCTTGGATTTTCAGAGGAACAATAAAACGGTGTTTAAGTCTTCGAATCTTGCTGGCTATGTGGGAATGATATCTGGTGTCAAacca GGCATTTTTACTCTAACCATGAACGAGCGGTTCAGTGTTGATGGAGGTTACATTG GACTCTTTGAGTGGATCCTTGGCCAAAGAGATGGTTGGTGGATGAGTTTCCTCACTAGAAATCTATTGGAAAACAGTACAAG TTATGAAGATGCAAAGGAGAAACTGACAAACACAAAACTGCTGGCTCCAGCTTATTTCatcctggcaggaaacaaatcAGGAGAGGGATGCATTATTACACGTTCTCGGACGACTGCCTTAGACATTTGGAA CTTGGACTTAAAAAGAGGCATTTGGTATTTGGTGGAAACCAATTACGATCGCTGGAAGGATCCATTTGTTCTGGATAACCGGAGAGATCCTGCAATGAAATGCTTGAACCAAACAAAGCAAGAG AACATCTCATTGCCAGCTATATTCAACATTCTCTCCACAAAACCTGTCCTCAACAAG TTGACTGTGTCTACAACATTGTTGGAGGTTTCGGAAGGCCACATAGAAAGTTACCTGAGGGACTGCCCGACTCCTTGTAGTCCCTGGTGA